A window of Vibrio ishigakensis contains these coding sequences:
- a CDS encoding aspartate kinase, translated as MKKPLIVQKFGGTSVGSVERIRAVAEQVIKSKNEGNQILVVVSAMSGETNRLQGLAYEVDNVPNARELDVILSAGEQVTIALLAMTLNKLGYQATSLTGWQAGIVTDDTHNQATIQSVDKQKIYGLLDDDQIVIVAGFQGMNQDGAITTLGRGGSDTSAVTLAGLLEAQECQIFTDVDGVYSCDPRVVSNAQKMEQVDFQDMKVMAEHGAKVLHLPCVEYAANRNLDIRVLSSFSPQGGTLVTKLSSREEVCGLALQRDLSKIKLISDNADKVATQCQLLGIAVQHSTSDSLVVNSLDVSKLLQVLSDEIESVDITSALTLVGSALGGIKRDAETRLKAENINVIDSFECDGVVKLLLLPADLDSAANLVHAFYIEQESALIENKKALIL; from the coding sequence GTGAAAAAACCATTGATTGTGCAAAAATTTGGTGGGACCTCCGTTGGCTCTGTTGAGCGCATCCGCGCTGTGGCTGAGCAGGTAATCAAATCTAAGAACGAAGGTAATCAAATTTTGGTGGTCGTTTCAGCCATGTCTGGAGAGACCAATAGACTGCAAGGTCTAGCGTACGAAGTGGACAATGTACCCAATGCCCGAGAGTTAGATGTCATCCTCTCAGCTGGAGAGCAGGTGACGATAGCCTTGCTCGCAATGACACTGAATAAACTGGGTTATCAGGCAACCTCCTTAACGGGGTGGCAAGCAGGCATTGTTACTGACGATACACACAATCAAGCGACGATACAGTCGGTAGATAAACAGAAAATCTACGGTTTACTCGATGATGATCAGATAGTGATCGTGGCTGGCTTCCAAGGTATGAATCAAGACGGTGCTATCACTACCCTTGGTCGTGGTGGGTCCGACACCAGTGCGGTGACTCTAGCTGGCCTACTCGAGGCGCAAGAGTGCCAAATCTTCACCGATGTCGATGGTGTATATAGCTGTGATCCTAGGGTTGTTAGCAATGCACAGAAGATGGAGCAGGTAGATTTTCAAGATATGAAGGTGATGGCCGAGCACGGTGCTAAGGTTTTGCACCTGCCATGTGTGGAATATGCCGCTAATAGAAATCTAGACATTCGAGTGCTTTCATCTTTCTCTCCTCAAGGTGGGACACTAGTGACTAAATTGTCCTCACGCGAAGAGGTTTGTGGCCTAGCACTGCAACGAGACTTATCGAAAATCAAATTAATTTCTGATAACGCTGATAAAGTAGCGACCCAATGCCAACTGCTCGGAATTGCTGTGCAACACAGCACCTCTGATAGTTTGGTGGTGAACAGTCTAGACGTATCAAAACTGCTTCAAGTCCTTTCTGATGAAATCGAAAGTGTTGATATTACCAGCGCCCTTACGCTTGTAGGGTCTGCACTCGGGGGCATAAAAAGAGACGCAGAAACGAGACTCAAGGCAGAGAATATCAATGTTATTGATAGTTTTGAGTGTGATGGGGTAGTGAAGTTGCTATTATTACCCGCAGATTTGGACTCAGCAGCAAATTTGGTTCATGCTTTTTATATTGAGCAGGAATCAGCACTAATTGAAAACAAAAAAGCGCTTATTTTGTAA
- the alaS gene encoding alanine--tRNA ligase — MYMSTAEIRSAFLKFFESKGHQIVESSSLVPHNDPTLLFTNAGMNQFKDCFLGAEKRAYTRATSAQRCVRAGGKHNDLENVGFTARHHTFFEMLGNFSFGDYFKQDAIKFAWEFLTETLELPKEKLLVTVYETDDEAFEIWNKEIGIDAERIIRIGDKKGGKPYESDNFWTMGDTGPCGPCTEIFYDHGEHIWGGRPGTPEEDGDRFIEIWNNVFMQFNRHADGTMEPLPKPAVDTGMGIERISAIMQGVHSNYEIDVFQTLIKSAAEVIGYEDLSNQSLRVIADHIRSCSFLIVDGVMPSNEGRGYVLRRIIRRAVRHGNKLGAQGVFFHKLVGVLADVMGEAGAELKKQQGLVEKVLRIEEENFGRTLERGMVILNESLESLSAKDETVLDGETVFKLYDTYGFPADLTNDVAREREFSIDEEGFEKAMEAQRQRAREAGQFGTDYNQAIKIDSTSEFCGYSASTVNSELEAIFVEGVESENLSAGQKAILILKETPFYAESGGQCGDTGVLKTETGLFTVTDTQKLGNAIAHHGELTQGVMSKGEAVEADVDAERRALVSLNHSATHLLHAALRQILGEHVTQKGSLVKPDGLRFDFSHLEAMTADEIKQVERLVNAEVRRNHVIETNVMDIESAKQKGAMALFGEKYDDEVRVLSMGDFSTELCGGIHATNTGDIGLFKIASEGGIAAGIRRIEAVTADAALDVFEQQQEQAQAKLAEAVAKSKSLEKEIAQLKDKLANQESANLIGKVQEINGTKVLIAGLKDGDSKALRTMVDDLKNQVGSGVILLANVAGGKIALIAGVTKDLTSKVKAGELVNLVATQVGGKGGGRPDMAQAGGNDVDALPEAMKSVLPWLEERL; from the coding sequence ATGTACATGAGCACCGCAGAAATTCGTAGTGCCTTTTTAAAGTTCTTTGAAAGTAAAGGGCACCAGATCGTAGAGAGTTCTTCTCTAGTACCACACAACGATCCTACTCTGCTGTTTACCAACGCGGGTATGAACCAGTTTAAAGATTGCTTCCTAGGCGCTGAAAAACGAGCCTACACCCGAGCAACCTCTGCCCAGCGCTGTGTACGTGCTGGTGGTAAACACAACGACCTTGAGAACGTTGGTTTTACTGCACGTCACCACACCTTCTTCGAAATGCTAGGTAACTTCAGTTTCGGTGATTACTTCAAGCAAGACGCTATCAAGTTTGCTTGGGAATTCTTGACCGAAACTCTAGAACTACCAAAAGAAAAGCTTCTAGTAACTGTTTATGAAACAGATGACGAAGCATTCGAGATCTGGAACAAAGAGATCGGTATTGATGCCGAACGCATTATTCGAATCGGTGACAAGAAAGGCGGTAAGCCATACGAGTCAGATAACTTCTGGACTATGGGTGATACTGGTCCTTGTGGTCCATGTACAGAGATCTTCTATGACCATGGTGAGCACATCTGGGGTGGTCGTCCTGGTACGCCAGAAGAAGATGGTGACCGTTTCATCGAGATCTGGAACAACGTATTCATGCAGTTCAACCGTCACGCAGACGGCACTATGGAACCTCTTCCAAAGCCTGCTGTTGATACTGGTATGGGTATTGAGCGTATCTCAGCAATCATGCAGGGCGTTCACTCGAACTATGAGATCGACGTATTCCAAACGCTGATTAAGTCTGCTGCTGAAGTAATCGGCTATGAAGACCTGAGCAACCAATCGCTACGTGTTATTGCAGACCACATCCGTTCTTGTTCTTTCTTGATCGTTGACGGTGTAATGCCTTCTAACGAAGGCCGTGGTTATGTACTTCGTCGTATTATTCGTCGCGCTGTTCGTCACGGTAACAAACTAGGTGCACAAGGCGTATTCTTCCACAAGTTAGTGGGCGTACTTGCTGATGTTATGGGCGAGGCGGGTGCTGAGCTTAAGAAGCAGCAAGGCCTTGTAGAGAAAGTACTTCGTATCGAAGAGGAAAACTTTGGCCGTACGCTAGAGCGTGGCATGGTAATCCTAAACGAATCTCTTGAGTCACTAAGTGCGAAAGATGAAACCGTTCTTGACGGTGAGACAGTATTTAAACTGTACGACACCTATGGCTTCCCGGCTGACCTTACTAACGATGTAGCGCGTGAGCGTGAGTTCTCTATCGATGAAGAAGGCTTCGAAAAAGCGATGGAAGCACAGCGTCAGCGTGCTCGCGAAGCTGGTCAATTCGGTACTGACTACAACCAAGCAATTAAGATCGACAGCACTTCTGAGTTCTGCGGTTATTCGGCTAGCACAGTTAACAGTGAGCTTGAAGCTATCTTTGTAGAGGGCGTTGAGTCTGAAAACCTATCTGCAGGTCAAAAAGCTATCCTAATTCTTAAAGAGACGCCATTCTATGCTGAGTCTGGTGGCCAATGTGGTGACACAGGTGTGCTTAAGACTGAGACTGGTCTATTCACAGTAACCGACACTCAGAAGCTAGGTAACGCAATTGCTCACCACGGTGAACTTACCCAAGGCGTTATGAGTAAGGGTGAAGCGGTTGAAGCGGATGTTGATGCTGAACGCCGTGCATTGGTTTCTCTAAACCACTCTGCAACGCACCTTCTGCACGCGGCTCTTCGTCAAATCCTTGGCGAGCACGTTACTCAGAAAGGCTCACTGGTTAAGCCTGATGGCCTTCGCTTCGACTTCTCTCATCTTGAAGCTATGACAGCTGATGAGATCAAGCAGGTTGAGCGTCTAGTAAACGCTGAGGTTCGTCGTAACCATGTGATTGAAACCAACGTTATGGACATCGAGTCTGCTAAGCAGAAGGGTGCTATGGCGCTATTCGGTGAGAAGTATGACGATGAGGTTCGTGTACTTTCTATGGGCGACTTCTCTACTGAGCTTTGTGGTGGTATCCACGCGACTAACACGGGTGATATTGGTCTGTTTAAGATCGCATCTGAGGGTGGTATCGCAGCAGGTATCCGTCGTATCGAAGCGGTAACAGCAGATGCAGCACTTGATGTGTTTGAACAGCAGCAAGAGCAGGCTCAAGCTAAGCTAGCGGAGGCAGTGGCTAAGTCTAAGTCTCTTGAGAAAGAAATTGCTCAACTGAAAGATAAACTAGCTAACCAAGAGAGCGCTAACCTAATAGGTAAGGTTCAAGAGATCAATGGAACTAAGGTCCTGATCGCTGGACTAAAAGATGGTGACAGCAAAGCACTTCGTACCATGGTTGACGACCTGAAGAACCAAGTAGGTAGCGGCGTTATCTTGTTAGCAAATGTTGCTGGTGGCAAGATTGCTCTTATCGCTGGTGTAACTAAAGATCTAACCTCCAAAGTGAAAGCGGGTGAGCTAGTGAACTTGGTTGCAACTCAAGTTGGCGGTAAAGGCGGCGGTCGTCCAGACATGGCGCAAGCAGGTGGTAACGACGTTGACGCATTGCCAGAGGCAATGAAGTCAGTTCTTCCTTGGCTGGAAGAGCGCCTGTAA
- the recX gene encoding recombination regulator RecX, producing MYATANRKTANQWSAKEAALNLLSRRDHGRYELGQKLLNKGYELSDIDEAISFCVEHHYLDDFRYAKSQVRQHVAKGHGERRIRQELNIKKVSDQVVEEALEAEPQDWFELAKETAFKKFKGAEASDPKEYAKQVRFLQYRGFSFEQIKYALGKD from the coding sequence ATGTACGCAACAGCAAACAGAAAAACAGCCAATCAGTGGTCAGCCAAAGAAGCCGCACTGAACCTATTGAGTCGTCGTGACCATGGTCGCTATGAGTTAGGGCAGAAGCTTCTCAATAAGGGCTATGAGCTATCGGATATCGATGAGGCAATCTCTTTTTGCGTAGAGCACCACTATCTTGACGATTTTCGTTACGCCAAAAGTCAGGTGCGCCAACATGTTGCGAAAGGCCATGGTGAGCGTCGTATTCGCCAAGAGCTCAATATCAAAAAAGTGTCCGATCAAGTTGTGGAAGAGGCATTAGAGGCAGAGCCACAGGATTGGTTTGAACTTGCCAAAGAGACTGCGTTTAAAAAGTTCAAAGGTGCAGAGGCAAGCGACCCGAAAGAGTATGCAAAACAGGTTCGTTTTCTGCAGTATCGAGGCTTCAGCTTCGAGCAAATCAAGTATGCCCTAGGCAAAGACTAG
- the recA gene encoding recombinase RecA, producing MDENKQKALAAALGQIEKQFGKGSIMRLGDNKAMDVETISTGSLSLDIALGAGGLPMGRIVEIFGPESSGKTTLTLELIAAAQREGKTCAFVDAEHALDPVYAQKLGVDIDQLLVSQPDTGEQALEICDALARSGAVDVLVVDSVAALTPKAEIEGEMGDSHMGLQARMLSQAMRKLTGNLKQSNCMCIFINQIRMKIGVMFGNPETTTGGNALKFYASVRLDIRRTGAIKEGDEVVGNETRIKVVKNKIAAPFKQAETQIMYGQGFNREGELIDLGVKHKLVEKAGAWYSYNGDKIGQGKANACKFLRENPEAAQAIDAKLRQMLLTTAQLEESSEIEVE from the coding sequence ATGGACGAAAATAAACAAAAAGCACTGGCCGCGGCGCTAGGTCAAATTGAAAAGCAGTTCGGTAAAGGCTCTATCATGCGCCTTGGTGACAACAAAGCAATGGACGTTGAAACCATTTCTACTGGCTCACTCTCTCTTGATATCGCTCTTGGTGCTGGTGGTTTGCCAATGGGGCGTATCGTTGAAATTTTCGGTCCTGAATCTTCGGGTAAAACTACTCTAACTCTAGAGCTTATTGCAGCTGCACAACGTGAAGGTAAAACCTGTGCATTTGTTGATGCTGAGCACGCTCTAGACCCTGTATACGCTCAAAAGCTTGGCGTAGATATCGACCAACTTCTTGTTTCTCAGCCAGATACGGGTGAGCAAGCTCTCGAAATCTGTGATGCACTGGCTCGTTCTGGCGCAGTAGACGTTCTGGTTGTTGACTCAGTAGCTGCTCTAACTCCAAAAGCAGAAATTGAAGGCGAGATGGGCGACAGCCACATGGGTCTTCAAGCTCGTATGCTTTCTCAAGCTATGCGTAAGCTGACGGGTAACCTTAAGCAATCTAACTGTATGTGTATCTTCATCAACCAGATCCGTATGAAGATCGGTGTGATGTTTGGTAACCCAGAGACTACCACTGGTGGTAACGCACTTAAGTTCTATGCTTCAGTTCGTCTAGATATCCGTCGTACTGGCGCTATCAAAGAGGGTGACGAAGTAGTAGGTAACGAAACTCGTATTAAGGTAGTTAAGAACAAGATTGCAGCTCCATTTAAGCAAGCGGAAACACAGATCATGTACGGCCAAGGCTTTAACCGTGAGGGCGAGTTAATCGACCTAGGTGTTAAACACAAGCTAGTAGAAAAAGCGGGTGCTTGGTACAGCTACAATGGTGACAAGATCGGTCAGGGTAAAGCGAACGCGTGTAAGTTCCTGCGTGAGAACCCAGAAGCGGCACAAGCTATCGATGCTAAGCTTCGTCAGATGCTACTGACTACCGCTCAGCTAGAAGAGTCTTCAGAAATCGAAGTTGAATAA
- a CDS encoding CinA family protein, giving the protein MSDLSLLTLSKNVGELLKKQGWMMATAESCTGGGVAQSITEIAGSSAWFDRAFVTYSNEAKQEMIGVDAALIDEFGAVSEPVAKAMALGALEHSNAQVAVSITGIAGPGGGTETKPVGTVCFGLAVKGKLIQVTTVYFSGDRSQVRNQSICNALQMIEKYIENI; this is encoded by the coding sequence ATGTCGGATCTTTCTTTACTGACTTTAAGTAAAAACGTGGGTGAACTCCTTAAAAAGCAAGGTTGGATGATGGCGACCGCAGAGTCATGCACAGGTGGGGGAGTTGCGCAATCCATCACTGAAATTGCTGGTAGCTCGGCTTGGTTTGACCGCGCCTTTGTGACTTACTCTAATGAAGCCAAGCAAGAGATGATTGGAGTAGATGCAGCGCTAATCGATGAGTTTGGTGCAGTGAGTGAGCCGGTTGCAAAAGCCATGGCGTTGGGGGCGCTAGAACATTCCAACGCACAAGTGGCGGTTTCTATTACTGGAATTGCAGGCCCTGGCGGAGGGACCGAAACCAAGCCGGTGGGCACTGTCTGTTTTGGATTGGCTGTAAAGGGCAAACTTATACAGGTAACTACTGTGTATTTCAGTGGCGATAGAAGCCAAGTAAGAAATCAGTCTATTTGTAATGCTTTGCAAATGATTGAAAAGTATATAGAAAATATCTAA
- the mutS gene encoding DNA mismatch repair protein MutS yields the protein MSVKSKPKHTPMMQQYLRLKAENPDILLFYRMGDFYELFYDDAKHASQLLDISLTKRGASAGEPIPMAGVPFHAVEGYLAKLVQLGESVAICEQVGDPATSKGPVERKVVRIVTPGTVSDEALLSERVDNLIAAIYEHNGKFGYSTLDITSGRFMLSQPETEEAMLAELQRTNPKELLFPEDFEQVRLFEGRNGNRRRPSWEFELATAKQQLNQQFGTKDLIGFGVEQAERGLCAAGCLIQYVKDTQRTALPHIRSLTVDRQDHSVILDASTRRNLELTQNLAGDTDNTLAEVLDHSATAMGSRMLKRWLHQPTRDLVTINERLDSISELIDSGLAQELSPTLKQIGDVERILARLALRSARPRDLARLRNALQLLPELEASISEVSAERLQMLRDNAKPMQELCELLESAIIENPPVVIRDGGVIAPGYSQELDQWRDLANGATEYLEKLETDERERHGIDTLKVGYNAVHGFYIQVSRGQSHLVPPYYVRRQTLKNAERYIIPELKEHEDKVLNSKSKALAVEKQLWEQLFDLLLPHLEQLQLMSDAIAQLDVLQNLAERAETLDYCRPSLSKEIGVSIQNGRHPVVEQVLDAPFIANPVELAPERKMLIITGPNMGGKSTYMRQTALIALMAHIGSYVPAESAQIGTLDRIFTRIGASDDLASGRSTFMVEMTETANILHNATEKSLVLMDEIGRGTSTYDGLSLAWASAEWLASQINALTLFATHYFELTELPAQIKGLANVHLDAVEHGDEIAFMHAVQEGAASKSYGLAVAALAGVPKSVIKQARQKLSLLEQLSHSEPKATSNSPQVDIANQLSLIPEPSEVEQAIANIDPDELTPRQALEELYRLKKLL from the coding sequence ATGTCGGTAAAATCCAAGCCTAAACACACCCCAATGATGCAACAGTACCTGCGCTTAAAAGCGGAGAATCCCGATATATTGTTGTTCTATCGTATGGGCGACTTCTATGAGTTGTTTTATGACGACGCTAAGCACGCCTCTCAACTGCTCGATATCTCACTCACCAAACGCGGAGCTTCTGCTGGAGAGCCAATTCCAATGGCGGGCGTACCCTTTCATGCTGTGGAAGGCTATCTGGCGAAACTGGTTCAGTTAGGTGAGTCTGTCGCCATCTGTGAACAAGTGGGTGATCCGGCTACCTCTAAGGGACCAGTCGAGCGCAAAGTTGTTCGCATAGTTACACCAGGCACAGTGAGTGATGAAGCGCTCCTCAGCGAGCGTGTTGATAACCTGATTGCCGCTATCTATGAGCACAATGGCAAATTTGGCTACTCTACTCTGGATATCACCTCTGGGCGATTCATGCTGAGCCAGCCAGAAACCGAAGAGGCGATGCTGGCCGAGCTTCAGCGTACCAACCCAAAAGAGCTTCTGTTTCCAGAAGACTTTGAGCAAGTGCGCCTATTTGAAGGACGTAACGGAAATCGTCGTCGCCCAAGTTGGGAGTTTGAACTGGCAACCGCCAAACAACAGCTCAATCAACAGTTCGGTACTAAGGATCTCATTGGTTTTGGCGTAGAACAAGCCGAGCGTGGTCTTTGCGCCGCTGGTTGTCTCATTCAATATGTAAAAGACACTCAGCGTACCGCACTCCCTCACATTCGCTCGCTGACTGTAGATAGACAAGATCACTCGGTTATCCTAGATGCCTCAACTCGTCGTAACCTAGAGCTAACGCAAAACCTAGCCGGTGATACGGATAACACCCTTGCAGAGGTGCTAGATCATAGCGCTACAGCCATGGGTAGTCGAATGCTCAAGCGCTGGCTACATCAGCCTACTCGAGACCTTGTCACCATCAACGAGCGCCTAGACTCCATCTCTGAGTTGATCGATAGCGGTCTTGCACAAGAGCTAAGCCCTACCCTTAAACAAATCGGAGATGTTGAGCGTATCCTTGCAAGACTTGCGCTTCGCAGTGCAAGACCACGCGATCTCGCGCGTCTTCGTAATGCACTGCAATTGCTACCAGAACTGGAAGCAAGTATCAGTGAAGTTAGTGCAGAGAGATTGCAGATGCTTCGCGATAATGCCAAGCCAATGCAGGAGCTGTGTGAGCTTCTAGAATCAGCCATTATTGAAAACCCGCCTGTAGTGATTCGTGATGGTGGTGTGATTGCACCTGGCTATAGTCAAGAGCTAGACCAATGGCGAGACTTAGCAAACGGCGCTACTGAATATCTCGAAAAACTTGAGACTGATGAGCGTGAGCGCCACGGTATCGACACCCTAAAGGTTGGCTACAATGCGGTACATGGTTTCTATATCCAAGTCAGCCGAGGTCAAAGTCACTTAGTTCCACCTTACTATGTTCGCCGTCAGACCCTAAAAAACGCTGAGCGCTATATCATTCCTGAGCTGAAAGAGCATGAAGATAAGGTACTTAATTCCAAATCCAAAGCCCTAGCGGTTGAAAAGCAGTTGTGGGAACAGTTGTTTGATCTACTGCTTCCACACCTTGAGCAGCTGCAATTAATGTCAGACGCCATCGCGCAACTAGATGTGCTACAAAACCTTGCAGAGCGGGCTGAAACCCTAGACTACTGCCGCCCAAGTCTAAGCAAGGAGATTGGCGTTTCTATCCAAAATGGCCGTCACCCTGTTGTTGAGCAGGTTCTTGATGCACCGTTTATTGCAAACCCAGTTGAGTTGGCTCCTGAGCGCAAGATGCTGATCATTACCGGCCCTAACATGGGTGGTAAATCGACCTATATGCGTCAAACCGCACTCATTGCGCTCATGGCTCATATTGGCTCATACGTGCCTGCCGAGTCCGCTCAAATCGGAACTCTAGATAGGATCTTTACCCGAATCGGAGCATCCGATGACTTAGCTTCTGGTCGTTCAACCTTTATGGTGGAAATGACAGAGACGGCTAATATTCTGCACAACGCTACCGAGAAAAGCCTAGTGCTGATGGATGAAATTGGTCGTGGCACCAGTACCTATGATGGCCTTTCTCTAGCTTGGGCAAGTGCAGAATGGTTGGCAAGTCAAATCAACGCTCTGACCCTATTTGCCACGCACTACTTTGAGTTGACCGAACTGCCAGCACAGATCAAAGGCCTAGCTAACGTGCACCTAGATGCGGTTGAACATGGAGATGAGATTGCCTTTATGCATGCAGTGCAGGAGGGTGCTGCTAGTAAGTCTTATGGTCTTGCCGTTGCTGCCCTTGCAGGTGTGCCTAAGTCGGTTATCAAGCAAGCGCGTCAAAAGCTGAGTCTTCTTGAGCAATTGAGTCACAGTGAACCGAAAGCTACCTCAAACTCACCTCAAGTGGATATTGCTAATCAATTAAGCTTGATCCCTGAACCAAGTGAAGTGGAACAAGCTATCGCCAATATCGACCCAGATGAGCTTACTCCGAGACAAGCTCTAGAAGAGCTGTATCGATTGAAGAAACTCCTATAA
- the rpoS gene encoding RNA polymerase sigma factor RpoS: MSMDNTAAKVEDLAQNSDEMEVASVELERVVEEPEVKEEFDASAKNLDATQLYLGEIGFSPLLTAEEEVLYARRALRGDEAARKRMIESNLRLVVKISRRYSNRGLALLDLIEEGNLGLIRAVEKFDPERGFRFSTYATWWIRQTIERALMNQTRTIRLPIHVVKELNIYLRTARELSQKLDHEPTAEEIAQQLDKPVDDVSKMLRLNERVSSVDTPIGGDGDKALLDIIPDINNSDPEVSTQDEDIKHSLIDWLDELNPKQKEVLARRFGLLGYEPSTLEEVGREINLTRERVRQIQVEGLRRLREILLKQGLNMESLFNFDSE, translated from the coding sequence ATGAGTATGGATAACACAGCAGCAAAAGTGGAAGACTTGGCTCAAAACAGTGATGAAATGGAAGTCGCTAGCGTTGAGCTTGAGCGTGTAGTCGAAGAGCCAGAGGTAAAAGAAGAGTTTGATGCCTCGGCGAAAAATCTAGACGCAACACAACTCTATTTGGGTGAGATTGGCTTCTCCCCACTCCTTACTGCAGAAGAAGAAGTTCTGTACGCCCGTCGCGCCCTTCGTGGTGATGAAGCAGCTCGCAAACGCATGATCGAGAGTAACCTTCGCCTAGTGGTGAAGATCTCCCGTCGCTATAGCAATCGCGGTCTAGCGCTACTAGATCTCATCGAAGAGGGTAACCTTGGCCTTATTCGTGCCGTTGAGAAGTTCGATCCAGAGCGTGGTTTCCGTTTCTCAACCTATGCAACTTGGTGGATTCGCCAGACCATTGAACGCGCACTGATGAATCAGACACGTACTATTCGTTTGCCTATTCACGTAGTAAAAGAGCTAAACATCTACTTGCGTACCGCGCGTGAACTGTCTCAGAAACTCGACCATGAGCCGACAGCGGAAGAGATCGCACAGCAACTTGATAAGCCTGTAGATGATGTAAGCAAGATGCTTCGCCTGAATGAGCGTGTGAGCTCCGTAGATACCCCAATCGGTGGTGACGGCGATAAGGCACTGCTAGACATTATTCCTGATATCAATAACTCTGATCCAGAGGTATCAACTCAGGATGAGGATATCAAACACTCGCTTATCGATTGGTTAGATGAGCTAAACCCAAAACAGAAAGAAGTGTTAGCCCGCCGCTTTGGTCTGCTTGGCTATGAGCCATCCACTCTGGAAGAGGTGGGACGCGAGATCAATCTAACCCGTGAACGTGTTCGCCAGATCCAAGTAGAAGGCCTACGCCGTCTGCGTGAAATCCTGCTGAAACAGGGTTTGAATATGGAGTCGCTATTTAACTTCGATAGCGAATAA
- a CDS encoding peptidoglycan DD-metalloendopeptidase family protein: protein MKRYWPSVVAVCLGVLLAGCAPSSMSGKRDYRSVDKGSYRGSFYVVNKGDTLYYIAYITGRDVNKLIRFNELKPPYTLRIGQKIKLWYPHYQDDTPSYIGGGGTAIAKTNNSQPSSTQTKTSTASQKSANTKVDPQPTKEYVGAKQNVNKVATSSSASKPVSSWVWPTKGRVVNKFDTGEKGIDIAGQRGQAVVSTASGSVVYSGSALRGYGNLVIVKHNNDYLSAYAHNDTLLVQEGQSVKAGQKIATMGSSGTSGVKLHFEIRYQGKSVNPERYLP from the coding sequence ATGAAGAGGTATTGGCCGAGTGTTGTGGCTGTCTGCTTGGGAGTGCTTCTAGCTGGATGTGCTCCCTCATCGATGAGTGGCAAGCGCGACTATCGTAGCGTAGACAAAGGAAGTTATAGAGGCAGTTTCTATGTGGTAAACAAGGGAGATACCTTGTACTACATCGCTTATATAACTGGACGTGACGTCAATAAACTCATCCGATTCAATGAGTTAAAGCCACCTTATACCCTTCGCATCGGCCAGAAGATAAAACTCTGGTATCCACACTATCAAGACGATACCCCGTCTTATATTGGCGGTGGAGGTACGGCGATTGCGAAAACCAATAATAGCCAACCAAGCTCGACCCAAACAAAAACTTCCACGGCTTCTCAAAAAAGTGCTAACACCAAGGTTGATCCGCAACCAACAAAGGAGTATGTTGGTGCTAAACAAAATGTTAACAAGGTCGCAACTTCTAGCTCTGCAAGCAAACCAGTCTCCTCATGGGTTTGGCCTACCAAAGGACGTGTAGTCAACAAATTCGATACAGGGGAAAAGGGCATAGATATAGCAGGGCAGAGAGGTCAAGCGGTCGTCTCGACAGCAAGCGGTAGTGTCGTTTATTCGGGTAGTGCGCTAAGAGGTTACGGTAATCTGGTTATCGTAAAACATAACAATGATTATCTCAGTGCCTACGCACACAACGACACCCTCCTCGTCCAAGAAGGACAATCAGTCAAGGCCGGCCAAAAGATAGCGACCATGGGCAGCTCAGGAACGAGCGGCGTTAAGTTGCATTTTGAGATTAGATATCAAGGGAAATCGGTTAATCCGGAAAGATATTTACCATAA
- a CDS encoding protein-L-isoaspartate(D-aspartate) O-methyltransferase, producing MALYQAQRLSEQLRHLGIQDQKVLDAIARIPRDQFLSEAMRHQAYDNNALPIGCGQTISQPYIVAKMTELLELDYKSKVLEVGTGSGYQTSILSQLVEKVYSVERIKALQWDAKRRLSRLDIYNVSTKHTDGWLGWKANAPYDAIIVTAAAAEVPAALVEQLNVGGTLIIPVGEEHQRLFKIVKTESGIESHFIEDVRFVPLVHGELA from the coding sequence ATGGCCCTGTATCAAGCACAGAGACTATCAGAACAATTAAGACACCTAGGCATTCAAGATCAGAAGGTATTGGATGCCATTGCCCGCATTCCTCGTGATCAGTTCTTGTCAGAGGCAATGCGCCATCAGGCGTACGATAACAATGCACTGCCAATAGGCTGTGGGCAAACCATCTCTCAGCCATATATCGTTGCAAAAATGACAGAGCTTTTAGAACTTGATTACAAAAGCAAGGTCTTAGAGGTAGGTACAGGCTCTGGCTATCAGACCTCGATACTGTCGCAGTTGGTAGAAAAAGTTTACTCGGTGGAGCGAATCAAGGCCTTGCAATGGGATGCCAAGCGTCGTCTATCACGCTTAGACATATACAACGTCTCTACCAAGCACACGGATGGCTGGCTTGGCTGGAAGGCGAATGCACCATATGACGCTATTATTGTTACAGCAGCTGCGGCTGAGGTGCCAGCTGCATTGGTAGAACAGCTTAATGTTGGTGGTACGTTAATCATCCCGGTTGGCGAAGAACACCAGCGCTTGTTTAAGATTGTAAAAACGGAATCGGGAATTGAATCGCACTTTATAGAGGATGTCAGGTTCGTTCCTTTAGTACATGGAGAGTTAGCTTAA